DNA sequence from the Aliidongia dinghuensis genome:
CAGATCACCCGCCCAGATGAACACGAGCGTGGTAAGCGCCAGCACGAAAGCGATCGGTGTGCCGGCGACGAGCGAGACGAGGAAGGCGACACCCATCAGCCATGGCATGGCGGGCATGGAGCCGGGCGCGTAGGTCCCCCACACCCAAAAGACCGCCGCGATCCCGGCGGCGACCGCCGTCCCGCCGAGCACGCGGGCGAAGGGGTGCTGCAGCAACCGGTCTGCCGCGAAAACGATCATCGTCGCGGCGGCGAGACAGAGCGGGGCGAAGAAGATCTCCTGCGGGATACCCGCCCCGACCGTCTGCCCTGACGTATCTTCGACCAGTTGCCAACTATGCCAGGCGAGCGCGCCGGCGACGACCAGGATCGCCACGTCGACCAGCGCGTCGATCCGCAGCCGATGCCGACGGGAGAGACGGTCGACGAAGAACGTCACGCCGGCATTCTCCCCACGGGCGAGCGCTGCCGACGCGCCGAGGAAGCTCACGGCCAGCAGGAGCGCCCGCGCCGCGTCGTCGCTCCAGACCATGGACGCGTCGAAGAGGTAGCGGGAAAGCACTGACACGACGACGATGACCAGGTCCGCGAACAGCAGTGTCGCCGCGGTGACCTCGACCGTGGCGAGCATGGCCCGAACGAGGCCGGGCCATGCCCGCGGCCGTGCCGCGGCATGGAGCGCTTGCTCCATGGCCCTCAAGCCTTCTCGGTGGCGCGGACCGCGTCGATCATCGGCTTGGCACCGGGCGTGGTCTCGGCGAACTTGTCCCACAGCGGTTGCACACGCTCCCGGAAGGCGGCCCGGTCGCAATCATGAACTGCGACGCCCTTGGTCTTGAGCTCTTCCACGGCATCGTTCTCCGCAGTCGCCGCCCGCTTGAACCAGTCGTCGGTGGCCTCGCGGACCGCGCGCAGCAATCCGTCCCGCTGGTCTGTCGGCAGGCGCTTCAACGTACGATCGCTGACGAAGGCGCCGAACGGGGTGTGGATGTGGCGGGTATAGGTGAAGATCTTCGCCGTCTCATAGAACTTGGCGGACAGGATGGTGGGCGCGTCGTGCTCCATGCCGTCGATCACGCCCGCCTGCAGACCGGTATAGATCTCGCCGAACGCCATCGGCGTGGCTGCGGCGCCCATGAGTCGAACAGTCTCGGTCACCATGGGACTCGGCAGGCAGCGGATCTTGTGTCCCGCCAGATCCGCCGGCTCGTTGAAGGCGAACTTGGTGATGAAATTGCGCGCGCCGATGTTGCGGCCCCAGGCGGGGAAATGCGTGCCGGCCTTTTCCACCAGCAGCTGCTGCAGCCCGGCACCGGCTGGCGTGGCGGTGGCGCGCAGCAGGTGATCGTAGTCCTGGAACAGGAAGCCCAGGTCGAACACGCCGAATTCCGGGACAAGGTTGGTCCAGATCGAGGCGCCGACCAGCATGGCGTCGACCACGCCGAGCTTGACCTGGTTGGCGACGTCCGCCTCCTGGCCCAGCTGGTTGTCGGGGAAGAACTGTGTGGTGACGGCGCCGCCCGTGGCCGCCTGGAGGCGCGGGACGAACAGGTCGTACCAGATGCGCGCCGTCGAGAACTTCGGATCGTTCGGGTAGGAGGTCGAGATCTTGAGCGTGGTCGCAGCCTGGGCGCGGCCGATGATGGCGGGCGCCGCGACGGCAACGGCGGAGGCGGCAACGAAGGCGCGGCGAGACAGAAAGCTGTTCATTTTTCTTGTCTTTCTTCTGGCGGGGTTGCTTCAGAGCACGGCGAGCATGCCGCCGTCGACGTAGATGATCTGGCCGTTCACATAGTCCGATGCGGCCGAGGCGAGGAACACGGCGGTGCCGATGAGTTCCTCAGGTCTCCCCCAGCGCCGCGATGGCGTGCGGCCCGTGACCCAGGCGTTGAACTTGGGGTCGTCGACAAGCGCCTGGTTCATGTCGGTCAGCATGTAGCCCGGGCCGATCGCGTTGGCCTGGATGCCGTGCGGGGCCCATTCGGCGGTCATGGCACGCGTCAGCATCTTGATGCCGCCTTTGGCGACCGTGTAGGGCGCGACGGTCGCGCGCGCCGCGTCGCTGGTGAGCGAGCCGATATTGATGATCTTGCCTCGGCCGCGCGGGATCATGCGCCGGGCCGCCTCGCGCCCGATGACGAAGGCGCTCGTCAAGTTGGTCTCGATCACGCGGCGCCAGTCGGCCGTGTCGAGCTCGACCATCGGCCGGCGGAACTGGATGCCCGCGTTGTTGACCAGGATGTCGACCGCGATGCCCTGCGCGTCGAGTGCTTCGAACGCGGCAATGACCGCCGCTTCGTCGGTCACGTCGAAGCAAGCCTCGTGGACCGTGCGGCCGGCCGTGCGCATCTCGGCCGCGGCTTCACGCAGGCGCCCGGCATCGGCGCCGTTCAGCACCACGGCGGCGCCGGCCTCGGCCAGACCCTCCGCCATGGCGCGGCCGAGGCCGCGCGACGAGCCGGTGACGAGGGCGGTCCGCCCTGTGAGATCGAAGAGCTGGCCTTTCATGGCGGTCACGCCTCCGACCGGCGGACGATGAGGTCCGGCCGCTCGAACACGGCCGACAGCAGCTCGGTGCCGAGGCCCGGGCCCTCCATCGGCAGGACATAGCCGTCCTGGATGACCGGCAGGATGGTGACGAGCTCCTTGTACCAGCCGGTATAGAAGGCGCGCACGCTCTCCTGGATGAGCGTGTTGGGCTGGCTGAACGAGGCGTGGATGCCGGCGATGAAGCCCACCGGGCCGATGCAGTCATGCGGCGCGAACGGCCGGTGATAGGTGTCGGCCATGGAGGCGATCTTGCGGCCTTCGGTCAGGCCGCCGGTCCAGCACAGGTCGGCCATCACCACATGCATGGCATCGCGGTCCAGCATGTCCTTGTAGGGGAAGCGGCTGCCGAGCGTCTCGCTGGCGCAGGTCCACACGCTGGTCGAGCGCGCGTATTCGGCCAGCGCCTGCGGCGAGTTCATGCGGATCGGATCCTCGTACCAGGTCGGATTGTACTGCTCGAGGATCTTGGCCAGCTTCTTCGCCATGGGCAGGTTCCAGAGCGAGTGGAACTCGACCATGATCTCCATCTTGTCGCCGACGGCGCGGCGGATCTTCTCGAACGGCTCGAGCGCCGCCTTGAGCTGGTCCGGCGTGATGTAGAGGCCGTCGTTTTCCATGGCCGCCGGATCGAACGGCCAGATCTTCATGGCGGTGATGCCGGATTCGAGCAGGCTCTCGGCGACCGCGTCGGCTCGCGTCATGAAGCCGTTCAGGTCTTCATAGGGACCGGCCGCAGCGCTCTCTTTCCGGTTCCAGTTCGACACCGGCTTGATGTTGGTCGAGCGAACATAGGCGTAGCCGGCGCAGGTGTTGTAGACCCGCTGCTTCGGCCGGCAGAGCCCGCCCAGCATCTGGTGGACCGGCTGGTTGCACAGCTTGCCGAACGCGTCCCAAAGCGCGATGTCGATCGCGGATGCCGCGCGATACTCGACGCCCGTGCTCGACTGCGCCATCGGCAGGTTCAGCATGTCGCGATGGATCGCTTCGATATGGAGCGCGTTGCGGCCGATGAGGCGGCCGGCCAGCGTGTCGTGGATATGCGCCTCGACGGCGCCGGCGCCGTAGAAGGTCTCGCCGAGCCCGATCACGCCGCCGTCCGTATGGACGCGGACCCAGAGCACATTGGCGAACTCCTCGGTCCGCAGCGTCTCGATAGCGGTGATCTTCATCGGCATCCTCCCAATTCGTTCAGGGGCGGCGTGCGCGTCCAGAACCGTGCCGCCGCCCGATCGCACCACGCTAGCCCGTGATGTGAAATATCACAATATATTATCTGTGACGCAATCGAAAGTCGGCGGTTTCCCGCGGAATTAAGGGGCGCGGCCTTGCCGATGTCACACCAAATGTTCCCTTTATGTTCTATAATCCCGCCCGGCATGGATGAGGAGGATGGGATGGGCACCCATGAGATCGTTGGCGGCCTGCTCGCGGTGAAGGCGGCGATCGACATGGTGCGGTCGCTCGGCGGTTTGCTGCGCTGGCGAAAGGACCCGGCCGACCTGGTGCCGGTTTATCGGCTGACGGCGAAGCGGCCGCCGCCCGGCGATTGATCGGCGGGGGACGGCCGTTCGCGGAACGGCGGGCGCCGGGGCGTCCCGGGCAGGCGGCGAGATCGCTCTACCGGACGTTCAGTGCCGGTTCCTGCTTCATTTTGCAATGCACAAATATCCACGAAGAACTTGTCGGACATCCGCAGTAATGTGAGAAGAAGGCAAATTCCTGCTTTCTTAAATCTCGAACTTATCTTGTCGATGATCTTGACAGCCGGGGCGCGCATGTCACTCTAGACCGACCAGTCGGTTTTCGGGTTCAGCGTGTGACCAAACTCGTTCGCCAACCGCAAGAGAGAAGCCGCCAGACGCGCGATCTGCTGATCGAGGCCACGCTCGACTGCCTGCAGGAGTTCGGCTTCCACGGGGCGAGCCTGTCGCGGATCCTCGAGCGTGCCGGCGTGTCCAAGGGCACCTGGGCGCATCATTTCGCGACCCGGAACGAGCTCATCGCGGCGGCGGCCGAGATCATGATCACCGACACGCGCCGGGCGGCCGACGAGTTCGCGGCGTCCGAACGCCAGCAGGACCCGGTGCTGATCGAGAAGATCTGGCAGAAATTCTACCAGAGCCGCTATCGCGACGTGCTGTTCGAGCTGACCGTCGCGTGCCGGACCGAGGCAGACCTGCATCGGCGGCTCGAGCCGGTGTTTGCCGGCTTGGTCGGCGGCATCCGGGCGGCCTGGGGAGGTGACGGCGACGGCGAGGCGCAGAACCTCTCGGCCAATATCGCGATGATGACGGTCTACATGCTCCGCGGCATGGCGGTGCAGGACATGCTGGCGAGCGATCCGGTCGGCGGCGCCGCGCTCAGGCGGCTTTGGTCCGATCTGATGCGGCCGTTCATGACGGCGCCGATGCCGCACGAGGCCGAGGCGGCGGTGGAGCTGATGAAGGACTAGCCCGGCAGAGACCGGGCGGCGCTAGAGGACGGCATACGGCTTCAAGAGAAAGCCGATGCCGGGGTGGACCAGGGTTCGGACGGCAAGACAGGGACGCGGCAAACGCGCCTGACAGGGGGGATGACATGGGAAGACGTCAACAGGATTTGGCGGTCCGCGGCTTGGTGTGGGGCGTGAGCGCCGTGGCTCTCCTCGGCGCCTCAGGTCTGGCGCACGCAGAGGATTTCACGCTTGGCGACTGGCAAGGCAGCTTGGACACGACGGTTTCGATCGGCGTGCTCAATCGGGTGCAGGGCCGCAACCCGGACCTGATCGGCCGGGCCAACGGCGGCCGAGGACCCAGCACGAACCAGGACAACGGCGACCTCAACTACGGCACGGGACCGGTGTCGGCGCCGCTCCGCGCGACCGAGGAATTGAAGCTCGACCGGAACGACTTGGGATTCTTCGCCCGGGCGACCGAGTTCGTCGACTTTGTCAACTACGACGCGCACAACACCGATTTCATGCCGCTGTCGCATGAGGCGGTGAACCAGGCCGGCTTCGGCGGCCGGCTGCTCGACGCTTATGGCTACGGCCATTTCGACGTGTTCGACCACCGGTTCGACGCCCGCATCGGCCGCATGGCGCTGAACTGGGGCGAGAGCACGTTCATTCCCGGCGGCATCAACGCGTTCAATCCGTTCGATGTGACTGCGCTGCGCTCGCCGGGCTCCGAGCTGCGCGAGGCGATCCTGCCGATCCCGGTCACGGATTTCTCGACCAGTATCACCAAGGACCTGTCGATCGAGGCGTATTACCAGTGGCAGTGGCAGAAGACCGACATCGATCCGAACGGAACCTATTTCTCGACCAACGACCTTGCGTCGCCCGGCAGCAACTATGTGACCTTGAACGGCGACACTTTCGCCGACCGGCGGTTCGCGCCCGACCAGCCGCTCATCCCGGGCTTCGTCAATATCCCGGGCAATCTGGTGACGCCGCGCAGCCTCGATCACGAGCCCAGCAACTGGAACCAGTATGGCGCTGCGCTGCGCTACACGGCGTCCTGGCTCAATGCGACGGAGTTCGGCGCCTACTACGTCCAGGCCGCTAGCAACCTGCCGGTGCTGAGCTACCAGTCCGGCAGCCAGGCCGCGAGCCTCGCCGGCATCGGCAAGGGGCTGTCCCAGGTCATAGGCGGTATCGGCAAGGCGCTCGCGACGGATCCGGCGCTGGTCGGGCCGATCTTCGCCAATGCCAACACCATCGTCGGCACATACGGCCTGCAGAGCGCCGGCGAGGCGGCGAACTACTACGTGAGCTACCCGCAGACCATCAAGACCTCGGCGGTCAGCTTCAGCACCCAGATCGGCGACTGGTCGTTCCAGGGCGAATATTCCTACAAGCGCGACGTGCCGCTGCAGATCAACTTCGCCGATGTCATCCAGGCGGGCCTGGCGCCGACCTTTGTCGATCTGGGCAAGGCCTCGGGTTCGGCTGCGACGCTGAACGCGATCCTGGCCGGGCTCAACACCAATACGCTCATCCGGCGCGCGGGCGGCATCACGGCCGCGAACTACACCAAGTTCTATAACTACAACTGGCAGGGCTACGAGAAGCACGACGTCCAGCAGCTGCAGATGACGGCCACCAAGGTCATGGGGCCGCATATCGGCGCCGATCAGCTGGTGTTCATAGGCGAGGTGGGCGCCGACTACGTGCCGAGCCTCGAAAGCCACGAGGACCTGCCGTTCAACGGACCGAACACGCCGGTGAGCGGCAATCCGTTCTATCCGAATACGGCGCCAAGCGACGTCCAGCACGGCGGCTTTCCGACCAAGTTCTCCTGGGGCTATCGCCTGCGCCTGCAGGCGGACTATCTGGCCGCGATCGGCCCGGTCAACCTGAGGCCGGAGATTTCCTTCGCCCACGACATCAATGGCATCTCGCCGGGGCCGGGACCCGGCAACTTCATCGCCGGCCGCAAGGCAGTCGAGCTTGGCCTGCAGGCGACCTATCAGAACCGCTGGGCGGCCGAGATCTCCTACACGAACTACTTCGGCGGCAAAGGCCAGGATCTGTTGACCGACCGCGACTTCGTGGCGCTCAACGTCAAATATTCGTTCTAAGAAAGAATGATCCCGAGGGAGGGACGGTCGATGACCTCTGTTTTGAAGAACTACCGTGCGGCGTTGCTGGCATCGGCGCTGGCTTTCATTGCCGTCCCGGCGATGGCTGAGACCGCGGCCGATCTCGGCAAGACGCTGACGGCGATGGGCGCCGTCAAGGCGGGCAATGCCGACAACACGATCCCGGCCTATGACGGCGGCATCGCAACGCCGCCGGCGGGCTACAAGCCGGGCGATCATCTGGCCGACCCGTTCGCCGCCGAAAAGCCGCTTGCCAAGATCGACGCCAGCAACATGGCGAAGGTCGCGGACAAGCTGACCGACGGCCAGAAGGCCATGCTGCAGCGCTATCCGGACTTCTACCTCAACATCTATCCGACCCACCGCACCTCAGCCGTGCCCAAGGCGATCGAGGAGGCGACGATCGCGAACGCCTCGACCGCCAAGCTGACCGAGGACGGCAACGGCGTGCTTGGCGCCAAGCGCGGCGTGCCGTTCCCGATCCCGCACAACGGGCTCGAAGCGATCTGGAACCATCTGCTGCGGTTCGCGGGCTTCTCGACGCACCGCACGATCCTGCAGGTCAACCCGACCGAGAGCGGCGACTACACGCCGATCACGATCGACGAGACGGTGCTGTTCTCCTATTCGTCCGGGCTCGATACCGGCAACATCCAGACCTATTTCCTGCAGGCGGTCACTGGTCCCGCGCGCCTCGCGGGCGAGGTGCTGCTGGTGCACGAGACGATCAACCAGGTCGCCGAACCGCGCCAGGCCTGGACCTACAACCCCGGCCAGCGCCGGGTGCGCCGCGCGCCGAACGTTGCCTACGACAATCCGGGCACGGCGTCGGACGGGCTCAGGACCAACGATCAGCTGGGCCTCTTCAACGGCTCGCCCGACCGGTACGACTGGAAGCTCATCGGCCGCAAGGAGATATATGTCCCGTACAACAACTACAAACTCTCCTCCGACCAGGTGAAGAGCTCGGACGCGATCAAGCCGAAGCACCTCAATCCGGACCTGCTGCGCTTCGAACTGCATCGCGTCTGGGTCGTCGAGGCGACCGTGAAGCCGGGCGTCAGCCACCTCTATGCCCGGCGTGTCTTCTATATCGACGAGGACAGCTGGCAGATCCTGACGACCGACTGCTACGACCAGC
Encoded proteins:
- a CDS encoding DUF1329 domain-containing protein — translated: MTSVLKNYRAALLASALAFIAVPAMAETAADLGKTLTAMGAVKAGNADNTIPAYDGGIATPPAGYKPGDHLADPFAAEKPLAKIDASNMAKVADKLTDGQKAMLQRYPDFYLNIYPTHRTSAVPKAIEEATIANASTAKLTEDGNGVLGAKRGVPFPIPHNGLEAIWNHLLRFAGFSTHRTILQVNPTESGDYTPITIDETVLFSYSSGLDTGNIQTYFLQAVTGPARLAGEVLLVHETINQVAEPRQAWTYNPGQRRVRRAPNVAYDNPGTASDGLRTNDQLGLFNGSPDRYDWKLIGRKEIYVPYNNYKLSSDQVKSSDAIKPKHLNPDLLRFELHRVWVVEATVKPGVSHLYARRVFYIDEDSWQILTTDCYDQRGQLWRVGDSYGLEYWQVPVYRTGVDSIYDLQSGRYTAIGFYNESAPPDFSVKLTPDDFTPETLRNAGVR
- a CDS encoding DUF1302 domain-containing protein, translated to MGRRQQDLAVRGLVWGVSAVALLGASGLAHAEDFTLGDWQGSLDTTVSIGVLNRVQGRNPDLIGRANGGRGPSTNQDNGDLNYGTGPVSAPLRATEELKLDRNDLGFFARATEFVDFVNYDAHNTDFMPLSHEAVNQAGFGGRLLDAYGYGHFDVFDHRFDARIGRMALNWGESTFIPGGINAFNPFDVTALRSPGSELREAILPIPVTDFSTSITKDLSIEAYYQWQWQKTDIDPNGTYFSTNDLASPGSNYVTLNGDTFADRRFAPDQPLIPGFVNIPGNLVTPRSLDHEPSNWNQYGAALRYTASWLNATEFGAYYVQAASNLPVLSYQSGSQAASLAGIGKGLSQVIGGIGKALATDPALVGPIFANANTIVGTYGLQSAGEAANYYVSYPQTIKTSAVSFSTQIGDWSFQGEYSYKRDVPLQINFADVIQAGLAPTFVDLGKASGSAATLNAILAGLNTNTLIRRAGGITAANYTKFYNYNWQGYEKHDVQQLQMTATKVMGPHIGADQLVFIGEVGADYVPSLESHEDLPFNGPNTPVSGNPFYPNTAPSDVQHGGFPTKFSWGYRLRLQADYLAAIGPVNLRPEISFAHDINGISPGPGPGNFIAGRKAVELGLQATYQNRWAAEISYTNYFGGKGQDLLTDRDFVALNVKYSF
- a CDS encoding mandelate racemase/muconate lactonizing enzyme family protein: MKITAIETLRTEEFANVLWVRVHTDGGVIGLGETFYGAGAVEAHIHDTLAGRLIGRNALHIEAIHRDMLNLPMAQSSTGVEYRAASAIDIALWDAFGKLCNQPVHQMLGGLCRPKQRVYNTCAGYAYVRSTNIKPVSNWNRKESAAAGPYEDLNGFMTRADAVAESLLESGITAMKIWPFDPAAMENDGLYITPDQLKAALEPFEKIRRAVGDKMEIMVEFHSLWNLPMAKKLAKILEQYNPTWYEDPIRMNSPQALAEYARSTSVWTCASETLGSRFPYKDMLDRDAMHVVMADLCWTGGLTEGRKIASMADTYHRPFAPHDCIGPVGFIAGIHASFSQPNTLIQESVRAFYTGWYKELVTILPVIQDGYVLPMEGPGLGTELLSAVFERPDLIVRRSEA
- a CDS encoding TRAP transporter substrate-binding protein, with product MNSFLSRRAFVAASAVAVAAPAIIGRAQAATTLKISTSYPNDPKFSTARIWYDLFVPRLQAATGGAVTTQFFPDNQLGQEADVANQVKLGVVDAMLVGASIWTNLVPEFGVFDLGFLFQDYDHLLRATATPAGAGLQQLLVEKAGTHFPAWGRNIGARNFITKFAFNEPADLAGHKIRCLPSPMVTETVRLMGAAATPMAFGEIYTGLQAGVIDGMEHDAPTILSAKFYETAKIFTYTRHIHTPFGAFVSDRTLKRLPTDQRDGLLRAVREATDDWFKRAATAENDAVEELKTKGVAVHDCDRAAFRERVQPLWDKFAETTPGAKPMIDAVRATEKA
- a CDS encoding TetR/AcrR family transcriptional regulator encodes the protein MTKLVRQPQERSRQTRDLLIEATLDCLQEFGFHGASLSRILERAGVSKGTWAHHFATRNELIAAAAEIMITDTRRAADEFAASERQQDPVLIEKIWQKFYQSRYRDVLFELTVACRTEADLHRRLEPVFAGLVGGIRAAWGGDGDGEAQNLSANIAMMTVYMLRGMAVQDMLASDPVGGAALRRLWSDLMRPFMTAPMPHEAEAAVELMKD
- a CDS encoding SDR family oxidoreductase, translated to MKGQLFDLTGRTALVTGSSRGLGRAMAEGLAEAGAAVVLNGADAGRLREAAAEMRTAGRTVHEACFDVTDEAAVIAAFEALDAQGIAVDILVNNAGIQFRRPMVELDTADWRRVIETNLTSAFVIGREAARRMIPRGRGKIINIGSLTSDAARATVAPYTVAKGGIKMLTRAMTAEWAPHGIQANAIGPGYMLTDMNQALVDDPKFNAWVTGRTPSRRWGRPEELIGTAVFLASAASDYVNGQIIYVDGGMLAVL